One genomic segment of Arachis duranensis cultivar V14167 chromosome 4, aradu.V14167.gnm2.J7QH, whole genome shotgun sequence includes these proteins:
- the LOC107486063 gene encoding pentatricopeptide repeat-containing protein At1g71460, chloroplastic-like encodes MAASLSLQLHSFPPNPTSPSPSSNTKITFQLFNFKPPLPKKPHHTTEPSEFPTTKNHRHHHHHHYKKLKHFKQKDAFPSSLPIHTKNPRSIYKDIKRFARQDKLKEALTILDYVDQQGIPVNATTFSTLIAACIRTKSLQHGREVHVHIRINGFENNEFLRTKLVHMYTSCGALEEAKQIFNELPCNSVYPWNALLRGSVISGKKHYLDVLKAYTEMRALGVELNVYTFTTVIKSFAGAPALFQGLKAHGLLIKNGLVDSSIIRTSLIDLYFKCGRINLARRVFDEIPNRDVVVWGAMVAGFVHNRLQREALEYVRWMVEEGVEVNSVVVMSVLPAIGEVSEQRLGKEIHAYVVKTKEYYRRVPIQSALIDMYCKCGDMSSARRVFYSSAERNLVCWTALMSGYAWNGRLEQALRSTIWMQQEGFRPDVVTVATVLPVCAQLRALKQGKQVHAYALKHWFLPNASITNSLMVMYSKCGVIEYSERLFDSMEKRTVISWTAMIDSYVENGHHHEALDVIRSMQSSKHRPDSVAIARMLSVCGVLKLLKHGQEIHAQLLKKDFAKVPFVSAELINMYGTLGEVNKAKLVFDAVPVKGSITWTALIRAYGNNELYEGAIALFDRMTSRGSTPTHFTFDAMLSIFDRAGFVDDAYRIFKLMTRYKIEPSKEQFDIMVRLLTHDGQLEKAQKLVQMSSVV; translated from the coding sequence ATGGCAGCCTCTCTCTCCCTCCAACTTCACTCCTTCCCTCCAAATCCCACCTCACCTTCGCCATCCTCCAACACCAAAATCACCTTCCAACTCTTCAACTTCAAACCACCACTCCCAAAGAAACCCCACCACACAACAGAGCCGTCCGAATTCCCCACCACCAAGAACCACCGccatcaccatcaccaccacTACAAGAAGCTGAAACATTTCAAACAGAAAGATGCATTTCCATCCTCCTTACCCATCCACACAAAAAATCCACGCTCCATCTACAAAGACATCAAACGATTCGCGCGCCAAGACAAACTCAAAGAAGCACTTACCATTCTCGATTACGTTGACCAACAGGGAATCCCTGTCAACGCCACCACTTTCTCCACTCTCATCGCCGCCTGCATTCGCACCAAGTCGCTACAACATGGTAGAGAAGTCCACGTCCATATCCGAATCAACGGCTTCGAAAACAACGAGTTTTTGCGAACGAAGCTTGTTCACATGTACACCTCTTGCGGCGCTTTGGAAGAAGCCAAACAAATCTTTAACGAGTTACCCTGTAACAGTGTGTACCCATGGAATGCGTTGTTAAGAGGGTCTGTGATTTCGGGTAAAAAGCACTACCTTGATGTGCTTAAAGCTTATACTGAGATGAGGGCATTGGGTGTTGAGTTGAATGTGTATACTTTCACCACTGTGATCAAGAGTTTCGCCGGTGCACCTGCCCTTTTCCAGGGCCTCAAGGCTCATGGGTTGTTGATAAAGAATGGTTTGGTTGATAGTTCAATTATTAGGACGAGTTTGATTGATTTATACTTCAAGTGTGGGAGGATCAATCTTGCGCGCCGCGTGTTTGACGAAATTCCCAACAGGGATGTTGTGGTTTGGGGAGCAATGGTGGCGGGTTTTGTGCATAATAGGCTGCAGAGGGAGGCCTTGGAATATGTGAGGTGGATGGTGGAGGAAGGAGTGGAGGTTAATTCGGTTGTGGTGATGTCGGTTCTTCCTGCAATAGGGGAAGTTTCTGAGCAGCGATTGGGCAAAGAGATTCATGCTTATGTGGTGAAGACGAAGGAGTACTATAGGCGAGTGCCTATTCAGTCTGCCTTGATTGATATGTATTGCAAATGTGGGGATATGAGTTCGGCTAGGCGAGTTTTTTATAGCTCGGCGGAGAGGAATTTAGTTTGTTGGACGGCTTTAATGTCCGGTTATGCTTGGAATGGTAGGTTGGAGCAGGCACTGAGGTCGACTATTTGGATGCAGCAAGAAGGGTTCAGGCCTGATGTTGTGACAGTTGCAACTGTTCTTCCAGTATGTGCTCAGTTGAGGGCTTTGAAACAGGGGAAGCAGGTTCATGCTTATGCTTTGAAGCATTGGTTTTTGCCTAACGCGTCCATAACTAATTCGTTGATGGTAATGTACTCGAAGTGTGGCGTGATTGAATATTCCGAAAGACTATTTGACAGTATGGAGAAAAGGACAGTTATTTCATGGACAGCCATGATTGATTCATATGTAGAAAATggtcatcatcatgaagcactTGATGTGATAAGGTCAATGCAATCATCAAAGCATAGGCCGGACTCAGTTGCAATAGCCAGAATGCTGAGTGTTTGTGGTGTGCTAAAACTTTTGAAGCATGGACAAGAGATTCATGCACAGCTCTTGAAAAAGGATTTTGCAAAAGTCCCTTTTGTTTCTGCAGAACTTATCAATATGTATGGGACTTTGGGAGAGGTTAATAAGGCAAAGTTGGTATTTGATGCTGTCCCTGTTAAAGGTTCAATCACATGGACTGCTCTTATTAGGGCCTATGGAAATAATGAATTGTATGAAGGTGCAATTGCTCTTTTCGATCGGATGACATCGAGAGGTTCTACTCCGACGCATTTCACTTTCGATGCAATGCTATCTATCTTTGACAGAGCTGGATTTGTTGATGATGCTTATAGGATATTCAAGTTAATGACTAGATATAAAATTGAACCATCTAAAGAACAGTTTGATATAATGGTCCGACTTCTTACCCATGATGGTCAACTGGAGAAAGCTCAAAAACTTGTACAGATGAGTTCTGTTGTATAG
- the LOC107486025 gene encoding transcription termination factor MTEF1, chloroplastic: protein MLLSLHLPSPSPSSYHTPSRTFHNKPHYIKFRTSYRQNLRYLQHLTVIPPDSLPDSDTLHRIFTIVNLLKSHSLSDSDIPRIAAAAPSLFSPSSAAFSPDNISAVFHFLATDVAASSAESRGLVLRCPHLLLSPHPDLCLRPTLYFLRDEIGLSGLNRPTNRNAHLLNTRVEDLRVRVEFLTEEVGFEYEEAVRALVRVPAIFGYGLESNLRPKFEYLVGEMGRDVEELKKFPHYFGFSLRNKIVPRHLHLKQMGVVDVPLNKMLMWRDERFYAKWK from the coding sequence ATGCTTCTCTCTTTACACCTCCCTTCACCATCCCCTTCTTCTTACCACACTCCTTCTAGAACCTTCCACAACAAACCCCACTACATCAAGTTCCGTACATCTTACCGCCAAAATCTCCGTTACCTCCAACACCTAACCGTTATCCCGCCCGACTCCCTCCCTGACTCCGACACTCTCCACCGCATATTCACCATCGTTAACCTCCTCAAATCCCACTCCCTCTCCGACTCCGACATCCCCCGCATCGCCGCTGCTGCACCCTCCCTCTTCTCCCCCTCCTCCGCTGCCTTCTCCCCCGATAACATATCCGCCGTGTTCCACTTCCTCGCCACCGACGTCGCCGCCTCCTCCGCCGAGTCCCGCGGCCTCGTCCTGCGCTGCCCTCACCTACTCCTCTCCCCGCACCCCGACCTCTGCCTCCGCCCAACGCTCTACTTCCTCCGCGACGAGATCGGGCTCTCCGGTCTGAACCGGCCGACGAACAGGAACGCGCATCTGCTGAACACGCGCGTGGAGGATCTGCGCGTGAGGGTGGAGTTTTTGACGGAGGAGGTTGGGTTTGAGTATGAGGAGGCGGTTAGGGCGTTGGTACGGGTACCGGCTATATTCGGTTACGGTTTGGAAAGTAATTTGAGGCCGAAATTTGAGTATTTGGTTGGTGAGATGGGTAGGGATGTTGAAGAACTGAAAAAGTTTCCACACTACTTTGGGTTTAGCTTGCGTAACAAAATTGTGCCAAGGCATTTACATTTGAAGCAAATGGGTGTTGTTGATGTTCCTTTGAATAAGATGCTTATGTGGCGTGATGAAAGATTCTATGCAAAATGGAAGTGA